Genomic DNA from Clavibacter michiganensis:
CATGGCGAGCCGCTGCTCCTCGGTCTTGGCCTTCCGGGTGTTCACCTCGGCGACGACGCCGCCCTGCCAGCCCTGCTCGGCGAGCCAGCGGAGCGTCTCGGCGACGGGCTGCGTGCCGCGGCCGGGGAGGAGGTGCTCGTCGAGGATGCGGCCGTCGTCTTGCGAGCCGGATCCGTCGCACAGGTGCACGTGGCGCAGGCGCGGGCCGAGGGCCTTGGCCATCTCGAGCGCGTCCTGTCCGGAGAGGGAGGCGTGCGAGAAGTCGAGCGTGGTGGCGTCGCAGTCCATGTCCCGCGGATCCCAGCCGGGCGCGTAGGCCTTCATGCTGCGGCCGGCGACCTGCCACGGGAACATGTTCTCGACCGCGATCTCGACGCCCGTCTCCGTCTGGATGGAGCGCACGATCTCGAGGAACGACTCGGCGTAGCCGGCCTGCCAGCGGAACGGCGGGTGCACCACGACGGCGGGCGCCCCGACCGCGCGGGCGAGCTCGGCGGACCGCTCCAGCTTGACCTTCGGGTCCCGCCCCCACACGAAGTGCGTGAGCAGCAGCACGGGCGCGTGGATGGAGAGGATCGGCAGGCCGTGCTTCTCCGACAGGCCGCGCAGGGCGTCGGCGTCCTGGGTGACCTGGTCGTTCGTCACCATGATCTCGACGCCGTCGAAGCCGGCGCGCTTGGCCATGACGAAGGCGTTCTCGACGGGCTGGGGGTACACGCAGGTGGTGCTCATGCCTACTCGGATCACGTCGGCGACCCTACCCGCCGCCCCTGTGCCCCCGGGATACGCGGGCGGTCCGGCGCGTGTCGGGTGCGCGACGCGGACAGGCCGGGTGGGCATGCTGGATCCTTCGGGGAGGGCGGCTGACGCGCCGCCCGTGAGGCGAGGAGCGGGCATGGCGACTGCGGGATCCGGCACGAGCGGGAGCGCGGACGCGTTCCGGAAGGAGCGTCCCGACGCGCCGCACGGCTTCTTCGAGGCCGAGGCGGCCGGGCTCGCGTGGCTCGCGGAGGCGGAGCGCGACGGGGGAGCGCGCGTGGTCCGCGTCCTCGGCGTGGCGCCCGGCCGCATCGACCTCGAGCGCCTCGCGCCCGCGCGCCCCACGCGCCAGGCCGCCCGGGCGCTCGGGGCGGCGCTCGCCGTCACGCACGATGCCGGCGCGCCCGCGTTCGGGTCCCCGCCCGCGGGGCTCGACGGCCCGGCGTTCATCGGGCGGCAGCCGCTGTCGGTGCGCACCGCCGACGGACCCGGCGCGGGGGAGGGCTGGGGCGCCTGGTACGCCCGCGAGCGCGTGCTGCCGTACCTCCGCCGCGCGGTCGACGCGGGCAACGCCACCTCCGCGCAGGCGTCCGACGTGGAGCGCGCGTGCGCCCGCGCCGCCGACGGCCGGTTCGACGACCAGGCGCCGCCCGCGCGGATCCACGGCGACCTCTGGTCCGGCAACGTGCAGTGGACGGACGCCGGAGCCGTCCTCATCGACCCGGCCGCGCACGGCGGCCACCGCGAGACCGACCTCGCGATGCTCGCGCTCTTCGGCTGCCCGGGCCTCGACGACCTCCTGGGCGCGTACGCGGACACCGGATCCCTCGCCGCCGGCTGGCGCGCCCGCGTGCCGCTGCACCAGCTGCATCCGCTCGCCGTGCACGCCGCCTCGCACGGCCCGGCGTACGGCGACGCGCTGCACGACGCGGCCCGCGCGGTGCTCCGGATGTGACGCCGGCGGACGCGCGACCCCCGGTCAGGCGGCGGTGGGGCTGGTAGCCTCAACCCACCGAGCAGGTACCACAGAGCTCTGCGCAACCGAGACGGGAACCGTGACTCCGCCACCCTCATCCACGCCCTCCGCGGCCGAGCCGACGACCGCCGACGCGCGCGACGGCGCCGTCGAGCCCGGCGCCTACGACCTCGTCGTCGTGTCCAACCGCCTCCCGGTCGACCGCGTCGTCGCCGCCGACGGCACCACCTCCTGGCGGCACTCGCCGGGCGGCCTGGTCACGGCGCTCGAGCCCGTGATGCGCGCCAACGAGGGCGCGTGGGTCGGCTGGCCGGGCATCGCCGACCACGACGTCGATCCCTTCGTCGACGACGGCATCTCGATCATCCCCGTCACCCTCACCGAGCAGGACCTCGCCGAGTACTACGAGGGCTTCTCCAACGACACCCTGTGGCCGCTGTACCACGACGTCATCGCGCAGCCGAGCTACCACCGCGAGTGGTGGGACACCTACGTCTCCGTCAACCAGCGCTTCGCCGACGCCGCCGCGAAGGCCGCCGCGCCGGGCGCCACCGTC
This window encodes:
- a CDS encoding sugar phosphate isomerase/epimerase family protein; protein product: MIRVGMSTTCVYPQPVENAFVMAKRAGFDGVEIMVTNDQVTQDADALRGLSEKHGLPILSIHAPVLLLTHFVWGRDPKVKLERSAELARAVGAPAVVVHPPFRWQAGYAESFLEIVRSIQTETGVEIAVENMFPWQVAGRSMKAYAPGWDPRDMDCDATTLDFSHASLSGQDALEMAKALGPRLRHVHLCDGSGSQDDGRILDEHLLPGRGTQPVAETLRWLAEQGWQGGVVAEVNTRKAKTEEQRLAMLVETREFAQRQLRLDMAPEKTPVAPPVVSGYQRLRTALRRDR
- a CDS encoding fructosamine kinase family protein codes for the protein MATAGSGTSGSADAFRKERPDAPHGFFEAEAAGLAWLAEAERDGGARVVRVLGVAPGRIDLERLAPARPTRQAARALGAALAVTHDAGAPAFGSPPAGLDGPAFIGRQPLSVRTADGPGAGEGWGAWYARERVLPYLRRAVDAGNATSAQASDVERACARAADGRFDDQAPPARIHGDLWSGNVQWTDAGAVLIDPAAHGGHRETDLAMLALFGCPGLDDLLGAYADTGSLAAGWRARVPLHQLHPLAVHAASHGPAYGDALHDAARAVLRM